In one window of Mobiluncus massiliensis DNA:
- the mtrA gene encoding MtrAB system response regulator MtrA — protein MSAKILVVDDDQALSEMIGIILESSAYEPSFCADGAKAVDKFREVEPDLLLLDLMLPGMDGIEICRRIREFSNVPIIMLTAKSDTTDVVAGLEAGADDYIPKPFKPKELLARVAARLRNLEAAEHDILKAAGVEINLASHEVSRDGKPLNLTPLEYDLLVALATKPGRVFSREELLEQVWGLRHASDTRLVNVHVQRLRAKVELDPDNPTVVLTVRGVGYRIGTEPQ, from the coding sequence ATGAGTGCAAAAATCCTGGTAGTAGATGATGACCAAGCCCTAAGCGAGATGATTGGCATTATTCTGGAATCATCCGCCTATGAACCAAGTTTTTGTGCCGACGGCGCAAAAGCCGTGGATAAGTTCCGGGAAGTTGAACCAGACTTGCTGCTGCTCGACCTGATGCTGCCAGGAATGGATGGTATCGAGATTTGCCGTAGAATCCGTGAATTCTCAAATGTGCCCATCATCATGTTGACTGCAAAATCCGACACCACTGATGTGGTCGCGGGGTTGGAAGCCGGTGCTGACGACTACATTCCTAAGCCTTTCAAGCCCAAAGAACTGCTGGCGCGAGTCGCCGCGCGGCTGCGCAACCTAGAAGCGGCCGAACATGACATTCTGAAAGCTGCGGGGGTGGAAATCAATCTGGCATCTCACGAGGTGAGCCGGGACGGAAAGCCTTTAAACCTTACCCCGCTAGAGTATGACCTCCTGGTTGCCCTAGCCACAAAGCCCGGGCGGGTGTTTTCCCGCGAAGAATTGCTGGAGCAGGTCTGGGGGTTGCGTCACGCTTCCGACACTCGTCTGGTCAACGTGCATGTCCAGCGGTTGCGCGCCAAGGTAGAGCTTGACCCGGATAATCCTACTGTGGTTCTCACAGTCCGTGGGGTGGGCTATCGAATCGGGACTGAACCTCAGTGA
- a CDS encoding DUF4129 domain-containing protein, which translates to MLNISTQLEGLRLYHVDLRCLVFSDVSDRDGRETLEEELSKPIYQERPSLLKKIVEWFAENFSSANVNPVLPSWLWLIAALVVAMLVIIIMILFSGNWKFREQVKPTLTDDAAVFEDNRSAVQYLAAAKNALSRGDYSTAFLEQFRHLLRLCEANELLVITPGLTAGEGSAALSRVIPSESEELAWAAGVFNALRYGRRQSDNTQVQRLIALDSRLDSFVSHSRTRVNPTDSPRDALVQAGGALQ; encoded by the coding sequence ATGCTGAACATTTCGACGCAATTGGAGGGCTTACGGCTCTATCACGTTGATTTGCGCTGCCTAGTGTTCTCTGACGTGTCGGACCGGGACGGGCGCGAGACGCTCGAAGAGGAACTGTCCAAACCGATTTACCAGGAACGCCCCTCCCTGCTGAAAAAAATCGTGGAGTGGTTCGCCGAGAATTTTTCGTCCGCAAACGTCAATCCCGTCTTGCCTTCTTGGCTGTGGCTCATTGCCGCCTTAGTCGTAGCTATGCTGGTCATCATCATCATGATTTTGTTTTCGGGTAACTGGAAGTTCCGGGAACAGGTCAAGCCGACCCTCACTGATGATGCTGCGGTTTTCGAGGATAACCGCAGCGCGGTGCAATATCTGGCGGCAGCCAAAAATGCCCTCTCCCGCGGGGACTACTCCACGGCTTTCTTGGAACAATTTCGCCATCTGCTGCGTCTTTGTGAAGCCAACGAACTGTTGGTAATCACCCCCGGACTCACCGCCGGGGAAGGCAGTGCTGCCTTGAGCCGCGTGATTCCTTCAGAATCAGAGGAATTAGCTTGGGCGGCCGGCGTGTTTAACGCACTGCGGTATGGGCGACGGCAGTCGGACAACACCCAGGTGCAAAGATTGATTGCCCTGGATTCCCGCCTGGATTCTTTCGTCTCGCACTCCCGTACCCGCGTTAACCCCACAGATTCACCACGGGACGCGCTGGTACAGGCGGGAGGTGCGCTCCAGTGA
- a CDS encoding DUF4350 domain-containing protein, with product MSSTTPPTATPRISEAILRGRWVIGGLVLLAVFSFLSAVLRTPTDEISLSIRNPKSSGAMALAEVLRHEGVLVGEAYSVRDLESYSSKDTVVITNTNEIDDATLREILHTPTNLLVIGTMAQGKRFDPYVESAPTGSPKEISAQCDFPGAKAARTISSTRGSLRPLRQPEAACFPIQDNAFAYVSFKRPEGFRLALLSEDSLARNDTITEAGNAALLLNLLSSSPRVGWVNGTTFQQGFDENGEAQPLLPDFFLIALVYLFVAAFVFTLAQGRRLGRVVPEELPVVVHGAEAVYGRGRLYEKSGAVSVAAHKAREYTARRLGAALHIPTPTTPTVMVREVSRYTGVGESQVYDLLYGEVPATARGLGNLLHDLYLLTKTNPRKES from the coding sequence GTGAGCAGTACGACTCCACCTACAGCCACACCGCGCATCTCGGAAGCAATTCTTCGGGGCCGCTGGGTCATCGGCGGTCTGGTGTTGCTGGCAGTTTTTTCTTTCCTCAGCGCCGTGCTGCGTACCCCCACCGACGAAATCAGTCTTTCTATCCGCAACCCAAAAAGCAGCGGGGCGATGGCTCTGGCCGAAGTGCTTCGCCACGAGGGCGTGCTGGTCGGTGAGGCGTATTCCGTACGTGACCTGGAGTCCTATAGTTCCAAGGACACTGTTGTCATCACCAATACCAATGAAATCGACGATGCTACCCTGCGAGAAATCCTGCACACCCCCACAAACCTTTTGGTTATAGGGACTATGGCGCAAGGGAAACGTTTCGACCCCTATGTGGAATCCGCGCCAACGGGTTCTCCCAAGGAAATCAGCGCTCAGTGCGATTTTCCTGGTGCGAAAGCAGCCCGAACGATTTCTTCTACTCGTGGTTCGCTCCGCCCTTTGCGGCAGCCCGAAGCCGCGTGTTTTCCGATTCAGGATAACGCTTTCGCGTACGTGTCGTTCAAACGTCCCGAAGGCTTCCGCTTAGCCTTGCTTTCCGAGGACAGCCTGGCGCGCAACGACACTATCACCGAGGCCGGCAACGCCGCTTTGCTGTTGAATCTGTTGAGTTCCAGCCCCCGGGTCGGTTGGGTCAACGGCACCACATTCCAGCAGGGTTTTGACGAAAACGGTGAGGCTCAGCCTCTGTTGCCCGATTTCTTCCTCATTGCCCTAGTGTATTTATTCGTGGCAGCTTTCGTGTTTACGTTGGCACAAGGGCGTCGCTTGGGTCGCGTGGTTCCCGAAGAGTTACCGGTCGTGGTGCATGGCGCCGAGGCAGTTTACGGTCGCGGGCGCCTCTACGAAAAATCCGGGGCCGTCTCGGTAGCCGCCCACAAGGCTCGGGAATACACGGCTCGACGTTTAGGCGCCGCTTTACATATTCCGACCCCAACTACCCCAACTGTCATGGTGCGAGAAGTGTCCCGATACACCGGGGTTGGCGAATCTCAGGTCTATGACCTCCTCTACGGTGAAGTGCCCGCCACCGCTCGCGGGTTGGGAAACCTATTGCACGACTTATACCTTCTGACCAAAACAAATCCGCGAAAGGAAAGCTAA